One genomic window of bacterium includes the following:
- a CDS encoding ATP-binding protein, whose amino-acid sequence MGVVATALVISLFSGVEEAWAAVKQGYALTHLSEYVSWLLPPIAVLIAIAFYVAFSVSAIGSIGLRKQLSQRIKAEEKLKLLSGAVEQSSEGMAVSDLDGKLVFVNRAFAAMHDYTPDELRGKELKILHTPEQFRAVQDANRLLVECGVYAGEVWHLRRNGSSFPAFMHNSVLRADDGRPMGMIATMRDISEQKEAEAKLKEYSEKLEHMVEERTKELDSVRAGLFVSAKLAAMGRMGAGIAHQLNSPLCGGLLMVDSLMEDAGDDPERLRKLATLRKSMEGMRDVIECMLSLAMVGRLGKPTEADANINDILQKIIGFVSLETQQRKIEVKASYDSSIPKIKARVGELDQVFLNIINNAIDAMADGGRLGVKTIYNEGTIFIDISDTGKGIAPEYFSRLFEPFFTTSQGKKGLGLGLSIAREIIERYGGGIAVESELRKGSKFSITLPDTNQ is encoded by the coding sequence CATGGGGGTTGTCGCGACGGCCCTGGTCATTTCTCTCTTTTCCGGCGTGGAGGAGGCGTGGGCTGCCGTGAAACAAGGCTATGCGCTTACCCATCTGTCGGAGTACGTCAGCTGGCTGCTCCCGCCGATCGCGGTGCTTATCGCTATAGCTTTCTATGTAGCGTTTTCCGTCAGCGCCATAGGTTCGATCGGCCTTCGCAAACAACTGAGCCAGAGGATCAAGGCGGAGGAGAAGCTCAAACTTCTCTCCGGTGCGGTCGAGCAGAGCTCGGAGGGCATGGCTGTGAGCGATCTCGACGGCAAACTGGTCTTCGTGAACCGTGCGTTCGCCGCTATGCACGATTACACGCCGGATGAGCTCAGGGGAAAAGAACTGAAGATCCTTCATACGCCGGAGCAGTTTCGCGCTGTTCAGGATGCAAACCGTTTGCTCGTGGAGTGCGGCGTCTACGCCGGGGAGGTCTGGCACTTGAGGCGCAACGGCTCTTCGTTCCCCGCGTTTATGCACAACTCCGTCCTCCGGGCCGACGACGGCAGACCGATGGGCATGATAGCTACGATGCGCGACATCTCGGAGCAGAAGGAGGCCGAAGCCAAGTTGAAAGAATATTCGGAGAAACTTGAGCATATGGTTGAGGAGCGAACGAAGGAGCTGGACAGTGTGCGGGCGGGCCTGTTCGTCTCGGCCAAGCTCGCGGCCATGGGGCGCATGGGCGCAGGCATAGCGCATCAGCTCAACAGCCCGCTCTGCGGCGGCTTGCTCATGGTGGATTCGCTCATGGAGGACGCCGGCGATGATCCTGAGCGTCTAAGAAAGCTTGCCACGCTTCGGAAGTCCATGGAGGGCATGCGGGACGTGATCGAATGCATGCTCTCTCTTGCCATGGTCGGCCGGCTCGGAAAACCCACGGAGGCGGATGCAAACATCAACGACATTCTTCAGAAGATCATCGGTTTTGTCTCGCTGGAGACGCAGCAGCGCAAGATAGAGGTCAAAGCGTCGTACGACAGTTCCATTCCCAAGATAAAAGCGAGGGTGGGCGAGCTTGACCAGGTGTTCCTCAACATCATCAACAATGCCATCGATGCGATGGCGGATGGCGGCAGGCTCGGCGTGAAGACCATATATAATGAAGGGACGATATTCATAGATATCTCTGATACCGGCAAGGGCATAGCCCCTGAATATTTTAGCAGGCTCTTCGAGCCTTTCTTCACCACCAGCCAGGGAAAGAAGGGGCTTGGTCTGGGGCTCTCAATAGCCAGGGAGATAATCGAACGTTATGGTGGGGGTATCGCTGTGGAAAGCGAGCTGAGAAAGGGTAGTAAGTTTTCAATAACCCTGCCAGATACAAATCAATAA
- a CDS encoding response regulator, with amino-acid sequence MSLQQRILVVDDEPSICEGVANILSNAGFVVKQASSGEEAVRMAVGEEFDVVIMDLIMPGMDGADACAEIIRLRPDIKVIAISGSPVGQGMDKFVRSGGVELFLYKPFGKKELLAGVNDAIQSAKFHR; translated from the coding sequence GTGAGTCTACAGCAGAGGATATTGGTGGTCGATGACGAACCCAGCATATGTGAGGGCGTGGCGAATATACTGTCCAACGCCGGGTTCGTCGTAAAGCAGGCTAGCTCCGGCGAAGAGGCGGTGCGGATGGCCGTCGGAGAGGAGTTCGATGTGGTCATCATGGACCTCATCATGCCCGGGATGGACGGGGCTGATGCGTGCGCTGAAATAATAAGGCTTAGGCCTGACATCAAGGTCATCGCCATATCCGGATCTCCCGTCGGCCAAGGCATGGACAAGTTCGTGCGCTCCGGGGGCGTAGAGCTCTTCCTGTATAAGCCGTTCGGCAAGAAGGAGTTGCTGGCAGGGGTGAACGACGCCATCCAATCCGCCAAATTTCATCGTTGA